The proteins below come from a single Arthrobacter sp. B1I2 genomic window:
- the kdpC gene encoding K(+)-transporting ATPase subunit C: protein MNAYLRQLGTSLRFLAVATVLLGVLYPLVIFGAGQGMAPGQANGSIARLNDRPAASTLMAQSVPDGEDRFFHPRPSAVKWDPSASGASNLGPSDPARAKAAEEERAMVAAREGVPAASVPVDAATASASGLDPDISAAYAQLQAPRVARATGLSSAEIDKLITDATSTPVAGLLGQPAVNTTRLNLAIGARVQ, encoded by the coding sequence ATGAACGCCTACCTCCGCCAACTCGGCACCTCACTGCGCTTCCTTGCCGTAGCCACAGTCCTCCTCGGAGTGCTCTACCCGCTGGTGATCTTCGGCGCCGGCCAAGGCATGGCCCCGGGCCAGGCCAACGGGTCAATCGCCCGGCTCAACGACCGCCCGGCCGCGTCGACGCTCATGGCCCAGTCCGTGCCGGACGGCGAGGACCGGTTCTTCCACCCGCGCCCGTCCGCGGTCAAGTGGGACCCCTCGGCATCGGGGGCGAGCAACCTTGGCCCATCGGACCCAGCCCGAGCCAAGGCCGCAGAGGAAGAACGCGCGATGGTCGCGGCGCGGGAGGGCGTCCCGGCGGCGTCCGTGCCGGTCGACGCCGCCACCGCCTCCGCCTCGGGCCTGGACCCGGACATCTCCGCCGCCTACGCCCAGCTCCAAGCGCCGCGCGTCGCCCGGGCCACCGGCCTGAGCTCCGCCGAGATCGACAAGCTCATTACGGACGCCACCAGCACACCGGTTGCGGGCCTGCTCGGCCAGCCCGCAGTCAACACGACCAGGCTCAACCTCGCCATCGGCGCACGCGTCCAATAG
- a CDS encoding sensor histidine kinase, giving the protein MDRGTLRIFLGAAPGVGKTYAMLEEAHRMAAAGDDLVIAVVMDHGRAQTAALTQGLEQIPLRSIEYRGTQLPEMDVDAVLARKPHTALVDEYAHTNAPGSRHPKRWEDVDELLAAGINVLTTVNVQHLASLNDVVASITGARQQEVIPDAIVRKADQIELVDIPPEVLRQRLSSGLVYAPEKIDAALANYFRLGNLSALREMALIWLADRVEEGLAQYRQQHKIDETWPARERVVVALTGGPEGEALLRRAARILSRVSGGDLLAVHVRRPDGLAEGSEQSLALQRKLVEDLGGSYHQLAGDDVAGSLLDFARSVNATQIVVGVSRHTRLQQLLGAGSVGVSVVRDSGEIDVHMVTHPLAGRSPKFRLTPVLGRTRTLIGYTLAVIAPVLMTAALLPFPGLNLTTQALAHLCAVVAVAFVGGLWPAAVAAVLDSLLLNYFFTPPVGTLTISDPQNVFALLVFLAVAVAFSLVIGVSTRRSQDASTARAEAGTLSDLARGSLARDQGPEEFLDQLREEFQLSAVSVLADDAGTSRVLAQTGTDAPGTNDEADGSDRLGGGLTLAWKGKPLSGGERRLLAAFEAHLAALIERQQLTFSLRETVKLGEANRIRTSILRAVSHDLRTPLAGIRLAVTALRRQRNKTTAEEQAEMIDTIDDYSSRLENLVGNLLDMSRIDSEALSILHEPVTWLDVVSEVVRELPPNSVRVDLAPNLPALDGDRGLLERALANIVENAVKYAPGSDIVIVATTGGLLAPGASDRPVSELRVIDHGTGVPAERVLAMFQPFQRLGDESNRAGIGLGLAVAKGFLEAMGGELTAEQTPGGGLTMVLRVPLYVGPQD; this is encoded by the coding sequence ATGGACCGCGGAACTCTGCGCATTTTCCTCGGCGCCGCCCCCGGCGTCGGCAAAACCTACGCCATGCTCGAGGAAGCGCACCGGATGGCTGCGGCGGGCGACGACCTCGTCATCGCCGTCGTGATGGACCACGGGCGGGCCCAGACGGCGGCACTCACCCAAGGGCTTGAGCAGATCCCGCTGCGCAGCATTGAGTACCGCGGCACGCAGCTGCCGGAGATGGATGTCGACGCCGTGCTGGCCCGGAAACCGCACACGGCCCTCGTGGACGAGTACGCCCACACGAACGCCCCGGGTAGTCGGCATCCCAAGCGCTGGGAAGACGTCGACGAGCTCCTCGCCGCCGGGATCAACGTGCTGACCACTGTCAACGTCCAGCATCTCGCGTCACTCAACGACGTCGTCGCGTCCATCACCGGAGCGCGCCAGCAGGAAGTCATCCCCGACGCGATCGTGCGCAAAGCCGACCAGATCGAACTGGTGGACATTCCGCCCGAGGTCCTCCGGCAGCGACTGAGCTCCGGGCTCGTTTATGCGCCGGAAAAAATTGATGCGGCCCTCGCCAACTACTTCCGGCTCGGCAACCTCTCCGCGCTGCGCGAGATGGCGCTGATCTGGCTCGCCGACCGCGTTGAGGAAGGACTTGCCCAGTACCGGCAGCAGCACAAGATCGATGAAACCTGGCCCGCCCGGGAACGCGTCGTCGTCGCGCTCACCGGCGGCCCTGAAGGCGAGGCTCTGCTGCGGCGTGCTGCACGCATCCTCTCCCGGGTTAGTGGCGGCGACCTGCTCGCCGTCCATGTCCGGAGGCCGGACGGACTGGCCGAAGGCTCAGAGCAGTCCCTGGCCCTGCAGCGTAAGCTCGTCGAGGATCTTGGCGGAAGCTATCACCAGCTCGCCGGGGACGATGTCGCCGGCAGCCTGCTCGACTTCGCCCGGAGCGTCAACGCCACCCAGATTGTGGTCGGCGTCTCCCGTCATACCCGCCTCCAGCAGCTCCTCGGGGCAGGAAGCGTGGGCGTGTCTGTGGTGCGGGACTCCGGCGAGATCGACGTGCACATGGTCACCCACCCTCTTGCCGGCCGGAGCCCCAAGTTCCGGCTCACACCGGTGCTCGGGCGCACCCGCACCCTGATCGGGTACACCCTCGCGGTCATCGCCCCGGTCCTCATGACCGCGGCGCTGCTGCCTTTCCCGGGTCTGAACCTCACGACCCAAGCCCTTGCCCACCTGTGCGCGGTCGTTGCCGTCGCATTTGTTGGTGGCCTGTGGCCGGCAGCCGTCGCCGCCGTTCTCGACTCCCTCCTTCTGAACTACTTCTTCACTCCGCCGGTGGGAACCCTGACCATCAGCGATCCCCAAAACGTCTTCGCCCTCCTCGTCTTCCTCGCCGTCGCCGTCGCCTTCTCCCTCGTCATCGGCGTCTCCACCCGACGGTCCCAGGACGCCTCCACCGCCCGCGCTGAAGCCGGTACCCTCAGCGACCTGGCCCGCGGCTCTCTCGCACGCGACCAGGGTCCTGAGGAGTTCCTCGACCAGCTCCGGGAAGAGTTCCAACTGTCCGCCGTGAGCGTCCTCGCCGACGACGCCGGAACGTCGAGGGTCCTGGCACAGACCGGAACCGATGCCCCAGGGACCAACGACGAGGCCGACGGCTCCGACCGGTTGGGTGGCGGCCTCACGCTCGCATGGAAGGGCAAGCCGCTCAGCGGCGGGGAACGCCGGCTGCTCGCGGCCTTCGAAGCCCACCTCGCAGCACTGATCGAACGGCAGCAGCTCACCTTCAGCCTGCGCGAGACCGTTAAGCTCGGCGAGGCCAACCGGATCCGCACCTCCATCCTGCGCGCCGTCTCCCACGACCTGCGCACTCCGCTTGCCGGCATCCGTCTCGCCGTGACCGCACTCCGACGGCAGCGCAACAAAACCACGGCCGAAGAGCAGGCAGAAATGATCGACACCATCGACGACTACTCGTCCCGGCTCGAGAACCTCGTGGGCAACCTCCTGGACATGTCCCGCATCGACAGCGAAGCCCTCTCAATCCTCCATGAGCCCGTGACCTGGCTCGATGTCGTCTCCGAAGTTGTCCGGGAACTCCCACCGAACTCCGTGCGCGTCGATCTCGCCCCGAACCTCCCGGCGCTCGACGGCGACCGTGGACTCCTCGAAAGGGCACTGGCCAACATCGTCGAGAACGCCGTCAAGTACGCGCCGGGAAGCGATATCGTCATCGTCGCAACCACCGGCGGCCTCCTCGCCCCCGGCGCCAGCGACCGGCCCGTGAGCGAGCTGCGCGTCATCGACCACGGCACCGGCGTGCCCGCCGAGCGTGTCCTGGCCATGTTCCAGCCCTTTCAGCGTCTCGGAGACGAAAGCAACAGGGCCGGGATCGGGCTCGGCCTGGCCGTTGCGAAGGGCTTCCTCGAAGCCATGGGCGGCGAACTAACCGCCGAGCAGACACCCGGCGGCGGGCTCACAATGGTCCTGCGCGTGCCACTGTACGTTGGACCCCAGGACTAA
- a CDS encoding response regulator, with protein MKRILVVDDEPQLLRAMQINLRAEGYAVSVASNGTEALRLAASNPPDVIVLDLGLPDMDGADVIRGIRGWSELPIVVLSARQGSTDKVEALDAGADDYVTKPFGLDELLARLRAVERRSAHSSPGGVIETGNLLIDLGAATVTRAGERVHLTPREWDVLQLLVANRGKLITQRQLLQTVWGPAYKEETQYLRVYMAQLRRKLETDPAHPKHLITAAGQGYRFEESPELNPHRS; from the coding sequence ATGAAGCGCATCCTCGTGGTCGACGACGAGCCACAACTCCTGCGTGCAATGCAGATCAACCTCCGCGCCGAAGGCTACGCCGTCTCCGTCGCATCCAACGGCACCGAAGCCTTGCGCCTGGCCGCGTCCAACCCGCCGGACGTCATCGTCCTCGACCTTGGACTGCCAGACATGGACGGCGCCGACGTCATCCGGGGCATCCGGGGCTGGTCTGAACTGCCGATCGTCGTTCTCTCGGCTCGACAGGGATCAACGGACAAGGTCGAGGCTCTTGACGCCGGCGCTGATGACTACGTGACCAAGCCCTTTGGCCTCGACGAACTCCTCGCCCGGCTCCGCGCCGTCGAACGACGCTCCGCCCACTCCTCGCCAGGCGGGGTGATCGAAACAGGCAACCTCCTCATCGACCTCGGCGCGGCCACCGTCACCCGCGCTGGCGAACGCGTCCACCTCACCCCACGCGAATGGGACGTCCTGCAACTGCTTGTCGCCAACCGCGGCAAACTCATCACCCAGCGCCAACTCCTTCAGACAGTATGGGGACCGGCCTACAAGGAAGAAACGCAATACCTGCGCGTCTACATGGCCCAACTGCGCCGCAAACTCGAAACCGACCCCGCACACCCCAAACACCTCATCACAGCAGCCGGACAGGGATACAGGTTCGAAGAATCACCCGAGTTGAACCCGCATCGAAGCTGA
- the kdpB gene encoding potassium-transporting ATPase subunit KdpB: protein MTTTHNPQRDVPTPPPHGAPGHVPAPRVTELSGHAYKRRKAFDRRLILAAIPQSFTKLDPRQMAGSPVMFTVLVGTAVSAVACGFQIAQGSPAAVFSIVITAWLLLTVLFANFSEALAEGRGKAQADSLRAGREGLTARRLRGEAEEQVPAPDLRKGDLVICETGDVIPSDGEIVEGLAMVDESAITGESAPVIRESGGDRSAVTGGTKVISDRIVVRITAEPGSTFIDRMIALVEGSQRQKTPNEIALHVLLVALTIVFLAVTVALVPFANLAGGVPSPVVLVALLVCLIPTTIGALVPAIGIAGMDRLVRHNVLATSGRAVETAGDITTLLLDKTGTITFGNRRAVDFLPAPGIPGDEFIEAARLSSLADETPEGRSIVDLAIDRGATGPGLDELARLRPGAVTAVEFTAVTRMSGLDDGPRRYRKGAASAVGRWVYDLDGVLPEEVNDDVDRIARDGGTPLVVALDDAGRPRVLGTVHLADVVKPGIADRFAALRRMGIRTVMITGDNKLTAAAIAREAGVDDYLAEATPEDKLARIRQEQDAGQLVAMTGDGTNDAPALAAADVGVAMNSGTQAAKEAANMVDLDSDPTKLIDVVAIGKQLLITRGSLTTFSVANDIAKYFAIIPALFVAAYPGLAVLNVMGLTSPKSAVLSAVIFNAVIIVLLVPLALRGVRYRPVTAQQALRRNLLIYGVGGIIIPFIGIKLIDLLLAIVPGLH from the coding sequence ATGACCACCACCCATAATCCGCAGCGGGACGTCCCCACCCCGCCGCCGCACGGTGCACCGGGCCATGTCCCGGCCCCCCGCGTGACCGAGCTCTCCGGCCATGCCTACAAACGCCGCAAGGCCTTCGACCGCCGGCTCATCCTCGCCGCCATCCCCCAGTCGTTCACCAAGCTCGACCCGCGGCAGATGGCCGGATCCCCGGTCATGTTTACCGTCCTGGTCGGCACGGCAGTCTCTGCCGTGGCCTGCGGCTTTCAGATCGCCCAAGGCAGCCCGGCCGCCGTCTTCAGCATCGTCATCACGGCGTGGCTGCTATTGACCGTCCTGTTCGCCAACTTCTCCGAAGCCCTCGCCGAAGGACGCGGCAAGGCCCAGGCAGACAGCCTGCGCGCAGGGCGTGAAGGCCTCACAGCCCGCCGGCTCCGCGGAGAGGCCGAAGAACAGGTCCCGGCCCCGGACCTGAGGAAGGGCGACCTCGTCATCTGCGAGACCGGTGACGTCATCCCATCCGACGGTGAAATCGTCGAAGGCCTGGCAATGGTCGACGAGTCCGCGATCACCGGTGAATCGGCGCCGGTGATCCGCGAATCCGGTGGCGACCGTTCCGCGGTCACCGGCGGAACGAAGGTCATCTCGGACCGGATCGTCGTACGCATCACCGCAGAACCGGGCTCGACGTTCATTGACCGGATGATCGCCCTCGTCGAAGGATCCCAGCGGCAGAAAACCCCCAACGAGATCGCCCTCCACGTTCTGCTCGTGGCCCTCACCATCGTCTTCCTCGCCGTCACTGTCGCCCTGGTGCCGTTCGCCAACCTCGCCGGCGGCGTCCCCTCGCCGGTCGTGCTCGTGGCCCTGCTGGTATGCCTCATCCCCACCACGATCGGCGCGCTCGTCCCGGCCATCGGAATCGCCGGTATGGACCGGCTCGTGAGGCACAACGTCCTCGCAACCAGCGGCCGCGCCGTCGAAACCGCCGGGGACATCACCACGCTGCTGCTCGACAAGACCGGCACCATCACCTTCGGCAACCGCCGCGCCGTGGACTTCCTCCCCGCACCGGGGATACCCGGGGACGAGTTCATCGAAGCGGCACGGCTGTCCTCCCTCGCCGACGAAACCCCCGAAGGCCGCTCCATCGTGGACCTTGCCATCGACCGCGGCGCCACGGGCCCGGGACTCGACGAGCTCGCCCGCCTGCGGCCCGGGGCCGTCACGGCCGTCGAATTCACCGCGGTAACCCGGATGAGCGGACTCGACGATGGCCCCCGCCGCTACCGCAAGGGCGCAGCCTCGGCCGTGGGCCGCTGGGTGTACGACCTCGACGGCGTCCTGCCTGAGGAAGTCAACGACGACGTCGACCGCATCGCCCGCGACGGCGGCACCCCCCTGGTCGTCGCGCTCGACGACGCCGGCCGGCCGCGGGTACTGGGGACGGTGCACCTCGCGGACGTGGTCAAACCGGGCATCGCCGACCGCTTCGCGGCACTGCGCCGCATGGGCATCCGGACCGTCATGATCACCGGCGACAACAAACTCACAGCGGCAGCGATCGCCCGCGAAGCCGGGGTGGACGACTACCTCGCCGAAGCCACACCCGAGGACAAACTCGCCCGCATCCGGCAGGAGCAGGACGCCGGGCAGCTCGTAGCCATGACCGGCGACGGCACCAACGACGCACCGGCCCTCGCCGCCGCGGACGTCGGCGTCGCGATGAACTCCGGCACCCAGGCCGCCAAGGAAGCCGCCAACATGGTCGACCTCGACTCCGATCCCACGAAGCTCATCGACGTCGTCGCAATCGGCAAGCAGCTGCTGATCACCCGCGGTTCGCTCACCACGTTCTCCGTCGCGAACGACATCGCCAAGTACTTCGCGATCATTCCGGCCCTGTTCGTCGCGGCCTACCCGGGGCTGGCCGTGCTCAACGTCATGGGTCTCACCAGCCCCAAAAGCGCGGTGCTCTCCGCGGTCATCTTCAATGCGGTCATCATCGTGCTGCTCGTCCCGCTCGCCCTGCGCGGCGTGCGCTACCGGCCCGTGACGGCGCAGCAGGCCCTGCGCCGAAACCTGCTGATCTACGGTGTCGGCGGAATCATCATCCCGTTCATCGGCATCAAGCTCATCGACCTGCTCCTGGCCATCGTGCCCGGCCTGCACTAA